In the genome of Candidatus Omnitrophota bacterium, the window CGTTCCAACCCGTTTTTTTTGCAGCCAGCCGGCGCGAATCATTTTGCCATTTATTACCGCTTTGAGGATCATATTGTTATCGGCGCCGTCTTCGGCCAAGAAATGAATATTGAAAGACAAATATCCAGACTGAGAAGCCGCTTGGCTCATGAGATTGATGCGATGCGCGAAGAAATTAAAGCGAGAATGGCTGATAAAGAGGGTTTTGGCGCAACGCTCGAAAAAGGGGAATAGGAACATTCGGTTAAATACTATGGTTCTTCGCCTATTTCGCGCCTTCGTGGTTCAAAAAACGTTCGAATCACGAAAACACGATAATCCACGAACTTCACGAAGAACGGATTTTTTTCGTGGTTCAAAAAACGTTCTTCTTCCAACCTTTCCCGTTCGAACCACGAAGGCGCGAAATTTCACGAATTTCACGAAGAACGGCTTTTCAATTCACAATTCTTTTAATTTCCAGCTTCTTTCCTCCAAAGTTGAGAAGCTGGGCTATTTTCTTATTGCTGGCGCGCAAGTAAGAAAGGATTTCCATAAAATCAATGTCCTCTAATGCCGCTTTGGCTTTTATTTCAATCAAACAATCGCCAACATAGAAATCCACGCGCTTTTTGCCGACTTTTTTTCCTTTATAGATAATATCGATTTCCGCCTCACGGGTGAATTCGATGTTCCGTAGTTTCATTTCATAAAAAAGCGCCCGTTGATAAACTACTTCTAGAAATCCGGGACCAATTGCTTTGTGCACTTCCAAAGCAGCGGATATGATTTCTGGAGTGCCATCATTAAATTCATATTTGTTTTCAGCCATATGTTTTTAACCTCTGAACCACGAAGGCACGAAATTTCACGAATTGCGCGAAGAACAGCTTTTTTTTTACGTTTTCGTGATTTGAAAAATCGCTAATCAATTCTATTTCGTCTGAATCACGAAAGCACGAAATTTCACGAATTGCACGAAAAACGGCTTTTTTTTGTGCTTTTCGTTCCCTTCGCGCTTTCGTGGTTCAAAAATCGTTCTCCAATCCTCTTCCGTTCGAACCACGAAAGCCATGAATCGACACAAAACCCGCGAAGAACGGCTTTTTTTCGCGCTTTTCTTTTCCTTTCGCGCCTTCGTGGTTCAAAAATTCGCGCGCGCTGCGCTTCGTGCAGCAAAGAGTAAAAGACTAATAGTAAAAAGCGTAATTAAGACCGCGCAAAAACAATCCGGAAGCCGATGATGCTATCCCCAACATCGGGCCAGCTCCTGCTGCGGTTGGCAGAACGGCAGAGACGAGAGATGTCGTTCCAGCTGCCGCCCCGGACCACTCTATAATCGCCTTTATTTGCCCCGGTTGGATCATTTTGAGCATCTGAACTATAATCCCCAAACCGATCCAGGCACCACTCCCACACATTGCCGCTCATATCATACAATCCCCACGCATTCGGCTTCTTTAAGCCTACAGCATGCGTTTTTGAGTCTGCATTACCCGGATACCATGCATATTCAACGATTTGCGTATAACTGGTATCGTCTCCCCAATAAAACGACGTCGTCGTTCCCGCTCGGCAGGCGTATTCCCATTCCGCTTCCGTGGGCAAGCGGAACGTCCCTTGTCCCATTTGATTTAACTTCTGGATGAAGGTTTGGCAAACATCCCAAGATACTCGTTCCACCGGCAGATTGTTTCCTTTGAAATGCGAAGGATTGTTGCCCATCACCGCCTGCCACTGCTCCTGCGTTACTTCATATTTTCCCATATAGAATGGTTTAGTAATTGTTACTTGATGCTGCGGTCCTTCATTATCCATTCGGTCTTTTTCCATCTCCGGGCTGCCCATCATAAATGTTCCCGCCAGAATCAAAACCATCTCCAGCGGTTTTGCACATTTAGGAAAATTAGGCAAGGGAATTACGATGGATTTGGGCGGTTCTTGAATTTTCAGTTGTGTTGGAAATTCGATTTTTGGCCCCTGTTTTGGCTTCGGCGGGATGATTGCATCTTCTTCCCGATCCTCTTTTCTTCGCAACTCAACGTATAACAAGCACGTGCGGAAGCCGAGGTTATCGCTCCAGTAGCCGGGTCCGCTCCCGCTGCGATACGCAGAACGGCAGTACCAGGAGAGGCTATCCCAACAGCCGCCCCGGAACACCCTATAAACGCCGCTATTTGTACTATTAGGATCATATTGCGTCTCAGAATCATAACTCCCATACCAATCCTGGCACCACTCCCAAACATTTCCACACATATCATATAAATCATAAGAGTTTGGCTTCTTTAATCCCACCTCATTGGTTTTTCTGTCTGAATTACCATTATACCAAGCGTATTCTTCAATCAGCATTCCATCAGGATCATCCCCCCAATAAAACCGCGTCGCCGTTCCCGCCCGACATGCGTATTCCCATTCCGCCTCTGTCGGCAGCCGAAATGTCACTTTTCCCAGCTGGTTTAATTTCGTAATAAATTCTTGGCATTTATCCCATGATACCGATTCCACCGGAAGATTGTTTCTTTTGAAATGCGAAGGATTGCCGCCCATCACCGCCTGCCACTGCGCCTGTATTACTTCATATTTTCCCATATAGAATGGTTTTGTAATCGTCACTTGATGTTGAGGTCCTTCATCATCGTACCGGTCTTTTTCCCTCATTGGACTGCCCATCATAAACGTCCCCGCCGGGATTAAAACCATTTCCAACGGTTTTGCATCTTCAGGCAAATTAGGTAAAGGAATTACGATCGATTTGGGCGGTTCTTGAATTTTCATCTTTGTTTCCATCAGCTTTGTTCCTTCGGTTGGGTTGGGTAAAGAAATATCACGACATCGCCCAAAATTCCGCCCCCCGCCACGTTCAACACACCGCGGGCGATTTGCTTCAACCCGTAGAGGCCGATATGCTTCATCAATCCCATAATTTTTTCCGCTTCCGCCGGCGAGGAATAACGCCTTGATGCGCAAAGAGACATCGTCTTATACAGAAACGCCTACCGGAATAGGTTGTATCAATTTTTGGGGGAAAAATAAAGCCGATAAATCACACGGGGAGGTCCGCGCTCTCGAACGGGAGTTGACAAAATTTCATTATGAGCATATACTCATAACAGAAACGAGAAAAATTTAAGGATTCGGAAAATGGTTCGACCCAAACAATGCCGCTTGATCGCCCAGCATCCTAATGCCGTCTATTACAAGCCCCGAGGAGTTCCGGTTCGGGAATTGGAGGAGGAAATCCTATCCTTGGACGAACTCGAGGCGATGCGGCTTTGCGATTTGGAAGGATTGTACCACGAAGCGGCCGCCGAACGCATGGGAATATCCCGCGCTACGTTCGGCCGCATTGTCGAGGCGGCGCGCCGCAAGGTGACGTCCGCGTTAATTCACGGTAAGGCATTATGTATAGAAGGAGGTATCGTTAAAATGACGAACCAACGAAAATTTCAATGCGCCGATTGCTCCCACGAATGGGATGCCGCTTTCGGAACGGGCAGACCGGACGTTTGTCCTAAATGCGGCAGCGCCAATTTGCATCGCATGGCGGACGAGGACTCGTCCGGCCCGGCAGGCGGCGCCGGGATGGGAAGGGGCAGGGGACAAGGGGGCGGACAAGGACAGGGCCGGGGACAAGGCCGGGGGCAAGGACAAGGCCGTGGACGAGGCTGCGGACGCCAAGGCGGAAGAGGGCAAGGCCCAAAGACGCAGCCATCGGCGCCAACGACGGAATCATGAACGATCAAGGGGGCGCGCAATCGCACGCCTCCAACTCTTCAAAGAACAATGTCATGCGAAGCGCAGGTTGGAAATTCGGAAAGGAAAATAAAAAATGAGATTCGCCGTTGCTTCCGACGATGGAAAGATCATCGCCGCCCATACCGGCCGCTGCCGGAGTTTCGTCGTATTCGATGTTGTAGAGGATGCCGTAAAGCGGGTTGAGGTTCGGCAGAATATCCATACGGCTCATGCGTTGGGATTGTGCGCCGATGGCGCCGAACGCAGCCATGATTCCCACAGCCACAGCCATGACGGCCTTTTAAGAGCGCTGGAGGATTGCCAGGCATTGATTAGCCGGGGAATGGGCAGGCGGTTGGTTATCGACTTGTTGTCGCGCAACATCGCGCCGGTATTCTGCAAAGAGGACGCCGTGGAAGAAGCGGCAAGCCTTTACGCAAAAGGGAAATTGCTATTAAGCCATACGAACTCGTGTTCGCATCTGTGAAGTAGGAGGCTTTTTATGAAGCGAGAGAAGGCTATGCAGCTTTTCCATGGCGTTGAAAAATACAACTGCGCCCAAGCGATTTTGATCGCTTTTCGGGAAGAATACGGCGTGGCGCAGGAACAGATCGACGCCTCCGCCGCCTTGGGCCGCGGAAAAGCGGACGAAGGACGCTGCGGCGCCTTGCATGCAGGGCGGGCGCTGCTGGACGATGCGTCAAGCGCGCAAAATCTGGAAAACCAATTCGCGGCGGCGGCCGGGTCGGCGAAATGCCGCGAAATCCGAAAACTCAAACGAATATCCTGCATGGAATGCGTTGGCGTCGCCGCCGACCTGATCGAAAAAATCCGCAAGTGATATGAAATGACTTTGGCGGGGTGGCAAAGGCAAGACGAAGTCTGCCTTTGATTGATTCCTCAAGGGCAGGCTGACGCCTTGCCCTTGCCACCCCCGGTTCTAGGCGGCTCGGCAAGAGCCTCGCCCTCCCCTCAATGATGCCGGTTTCACTTCAAATCTAATGGCAAACCGTATAATTTTGACGGAAGGGCGACAAGGGCAATATCTTTTTGCCATTGATTTTCATGGCTTATGAGAAATATACGAAATGAATCGCGTACCAATGAGGGAAAAAATACTCGCCGCATCGTTTGCCTTATTAGTGCTCGCGGCGCTTCTCGGCGTTGCGACGTGCGTTACGTTTTCCCCGCGCCATCTTGCTTTCGAAGAGCAAATAAAGGCGTTCGTCCGGGAAAGCAAGCCGGGGTCCGAAATGCAGATATTCAACGGACATGATTTATCGGGATGGGCCGTTCATGGCTTGGGAAGTTGGACGGTGGCGGACGGCGTCCTCACCGTGCGGCGCGGATTGGGCTATCTGGCGACGCGCTGCGAGGATTTTGGGGATTTCGTTTTGACGCTCGATATTCGCGTAAGCAAAAACGGCAACAGCGGCGTCTTCTTTCATTCGCCCCATGCGCGCAGCCTATGGCCCTGGCCTAAAGGATTCGAATCCCAGGTCGATAATCACGATCCCAAAAATCCCACCGGCAGTTTATACAACCACGTCCGCGCACGGAGTCTTCTTTCTCGCGACGATGAATGGTTCGAAATGAAAATTGCCGCCATCGGAGAAAGTATTTCTCTTGCCATTAGCGGCGAGACCGTCGTAGAGGCGACTTTTCCCGCTCCTATGAAAAGTTTTATCGCCCTCCAAGCTCACGATCCCTTCAGCCGCGTCGATTTCAAAAACATCCGCCTCCGCATTCCCGATGAAACCACACGGGAATAATGCGTAATCAATCGAATGGCTCAAGGGCAGAAAAAACCTAGCCCAAGCCCCCCCCATTCTAACCTTGATGGCGGGCTACGCTTCGCTTTGAGCCTACCCTGCTTTTTAACAAGGGCAAGATTTTTTCGACATTGAATGATATATTCGCCGGAGTCCAAGTTATTAAAGGATGACGGATATGAAATTCATTCTTCCCATATTCACGTTGTTTCTTTACCCCCTTTCTGCACCCGCGCAGACTCCCGGCTGGGGCGCTCCTAACGGCTGCGGCGCGCCTTTGCGCTGGGGCGGCGAGATTGGCCCTTGGTGGGGCGGATATAATCCTGGCGGAACGGCGGCGGATTTCGATGGCGATGGCGATATGGACATAGTGATCTTCTATTCCATTGGCGGCGGCGCTCAGAACGTCTTCGCGGGCGTCTATCTTTATGAAAATATCGGCAACCAGGAAAAAGCTCTCTTCTCCATACCTCGAAAACTGCCTTTGACGAAAGCCCCTTTGGCCTACGATTGGAACAACGACGGCCGCCCCGATCTCATCGAGTCGGGACAATGGCGCAAAAACCTGGGCGGCTTCCAATTCGCCGATGGGGAAAAGATTCCCCGCTTCCCCGATTCCGTCCGAGCTATTGCCGATGTCAACAGCGACGGCGTTCCCGATCTTCTCCTATCCGCCGATCTTGCGCCCGACGCCGTCTGGCCTTCGTCCGCCGTTTGGAAGAAGGACGAGCCGCCTTACACGCTGGATGGCATTTGGAAGGGTGGAGCCATGCGAAAATCGCTGCGTCTTCTTCTTGGCCAACGCCAACGCCGATCGATTGTCTGGAAAGATAAAGGTTATTTGCTCGCAGACGGCGTTCCTCTCGAAGTTTACGGCGGCCCCGATCCCACCTTCGCCGATTGGG includes:
- a CDS encoding C-GCAxxG-C-C family (seleno)protein; this encodes MKREKAMQLFHGVEKYNCAQAILIAFREEYGVAQEQIDASAALGRGKADEGRCGALHAGRALLDDASSAQNLENQFAAAAGSAKCREIRKLKRISCMECVGVAADLIEKIRK
- a CDS encoding NifB/NifX family molybdenum-iron cluster-binding protein, with the translated sequence MRFAVASDDGKIIAAHTGRCRSFVVFDVVEDAVKRVEVRQNIHTAHALGLCADGAERSHDSHSHSHDGLLRALEDCQALISRGMGRRLVIDLLSRNIAPVFCKEDAVEEAASLYAKGKLLLSHTNSCSHL
- a CDS encoding type II toxin-antitoxin system RelE/ParE family toxin translates to MTDYGLTRRVFQQLRDIEERSERNFGHAQTEKYMADIYKGFENAANNPHRDKSRFDRSNPFFLQPAGANHFAIYYRFEDHIVIGAVFGQEMNIERQISRLRSRLAHEIDAMREEIKARMADKEGFGATLEKGE
- a CDS encoding DUF1080 domain-containing protein; the protein is MNRVPMREKILAASFALLVLAALLGVATCVTFSPRHLAFEEQIKAFVRESKPGSEMQIFNGHDLSGWAVHGLGSWTVADGVLTVRRGLGYLATRCEDFGDFVLTLDIRVSKNGNSGVFFHSPHARSLWPWPKGFESQVDNHDPKNPTGSLYNHVRARSLLSRDDEWFEMKIAAIGESISLAISGETVVEATFPAPMKSFIALQAHDPFSRVDFKNIRLRIPDETTRE
- a CDS encoding formylglycine-generating enzyme family protein, with translation MRIKALFLAGGSGKNYGIDEAYRPLRVEANRPRCVERGGGRNFGRCRDISLPNPTEGTKLMETKMKIQEPPKSIVIPLPNLPEDAKPLEMVLIPAGTFMMGSPMREKDRYDDEGPQHQVTITKPFYMGKYEVIQAQWQAVMGGNPSHFKRNNLPVESVSWDKCQEFITKLNQLGKVTFRLPTEAEWEYACRAGTATRFYWGDDPDGMLIEEYAWYNGNSDRKTNEVGLKKPNSYDLYDMCGNVWEWCQDWYGSYDSETQYDPNSTNSGVYRVFRGGCWDSLSWYCRSAYRSGSGPGYWSDNLGFRTCLLYVELRRKEDREEDAIIPPKPKQGPKIEFPTQLKIQEPPKSIVIPLPNFPKCAKPLEMVLILAGTFMMGSPEMEKDRMDNEGPQHQVTITKPFYMGKYEVTQEQWQAVMGNNPSHFKGNNLPVERVSWDVCQTFIQKLNQMGQGTFRLPTEAEWEYACRAGTTTSFYWGDDTSYTQIVEYAWYPGNADSKTHAVGLKKPNAWGLYDMSGNVWEWCLDRFGDYSSDAQNDPTGANKGDYRVVRGGSWNDISRLCRSANRSRSWPDVGDSIIGFRIVFARS
- a CDS encoding GxxExxY protein; the protein is MAENKYEFNDGTPEIISAALEVHKAIGPGFLEVVYQRALFYEMKLRNIEFTREAEIDIIYKGKKVGKKRVDFYVGDCLIEIKAKAALEDIDFMEILSYLRASNKKIAQLLNFGGKKLEIKRIVN
- a CDS encoding DUF134 domain-containing protein, yielding MVRPKQCRLIAQHPNAVYYKPRGVPVRELEEEILSLDELEAMRLCDLEGLYHEAAAERMGISRATFGRIVEAARRKVTSALIHGKALCIEGGIVKMTNQRKFQCADCSHEWDAAFGTGRPDVCPKCGSANLHRMADEDSSGPAGGAGMGRGRGQGGGQGQGRGQGRGQGQGRGRGCGRQGGRGQGPKTQPSAPTTES